The genomic DNA TTTGCCGCTCCTCTTTCATTGGGACCGACTGGGGTGAGCGTGTGACTAGCTCGATCTACATGTAAAAACAGTTGGGTCGTTCGTTATACTACTACTACTTCCTTGGTTTCAAATTAATTAAACATTAAAACATGTCCAGATTCATCCGCATGTAGACTAAATCTGATCAAATCTGCAACACTTGATTTAGAATGGGGGAGGTACTACATTTCAGTAGCACATCAATTCatatgatcatatcatcataggGAAACATTGGGCTCCATATCTAATACATCAAGCCACTAGAGATTTCGGAGCCTAGCAAGATCAGCTTTCTGGTGCTTGCAGCAACTGTAGTGCTCGTGCATGCATGCGTGGTCAGGCAGGCCCTGATGCATGATGATCTCATCAGGTTCATCATGCGATTGCTAGGTGGGACAAAGGTGCATGAATGGACATGTACATTTTTCCTGCATCAACAAGAGTGCTTACATTGCATGATAGTACAACAGGCCAGCTAGCCTCCTTTCAGATGAACCTCCCATCACATGTTGCATGATAACGATCTTAACCATTAATTGCCCGATACACCCCTAATTAACAGCATTACAAGACCTAGCAATGGTGTCGAACCGTCGAATTTACCATGGGTGGCACATCTGATCACCAGTACGATGAAGAAAAacgaacgagagagagaggggatatatatatagtgagaATAGTAGAAACTAGTATTTCGTAGAGACGTAGACCAATGGAGGGCGAGGCAGCTCTGCTTGCTCGCGCTATATCTGGTCGTCGTCGTGCTCGGTGCCGCCGCTCTGGGATGAGCGGGCCGTTCTTATGGCCCTCAGCATCGCCTGCTTGATGACGAGCTCGTCCACGTTCTCCACCAGGTTCTGCGCAAACAAACGACATGGAAACTAAGCATGAGTTCAGTTATactatctgtttgcatctcgatcAAGCAATCTTCAGACTGTAGTAATTTGCtacttttgctttgtttgtttgtaaAATACCTCCCCTCCCATGGCTTCTAGGCGGAAGGTGTCGGCGCAGGTGGCCGTGGCTTCGAGGACGCTGAGGCCCAGCTCATCCAAGGCCTCGAGGAGGGAAACAAGAAGCCCCGGGCAGCTCTTGTCAGAGAACACGTTGACGAGGAACGACCCGTGCCCTAGGGTTTCAACCTTGACCTGCGCACACACATTTAGATCGAATAATTAAGCAACTGATAAATG from Lolium rigidum isolate FL_2022 unplaced genomic scaffold, APGP_CSIRO_Lrig_0.1 contig_64979_1, whole genome shotgun sequence includes the following:
- the LOC124682003 gene encoding uncharacterized protein LOC124682003 — encoded protein: MMSSRERKKAAALQEKLQLLRSLTHSHALSDTSIIMDASKYIKELKQKVVMLNQEIACAQDSRSRQNSSYPTVKVETLGHGSFLVNVFSDKSCPGLLVSLLEALDELGLSVLEATATCADTFRLEAMGGENLVENVDELVIKQAMLRAIRTARSSQSGGTEHDDDQI